One Suncus etruscus isolate mSunEtr1 chromosome 13, mSunEtr1.pri.cur, whole genome shotgun sequence genomic region harbors:
- the LOC126025852 gene encoding olfactory receptor 5AC1-like has translation MMEANKTYITEFVLTGLTDIPELQLPLFLVFLVIYLTTMVGNLGLIFLIWKNPHLHTPMYLFLGSLAFEDACSSSSITPKMLVNFLSKTQMISLVECITQFYFFASSANTECFLLVVMAYDRYVAICNPLIYPVIMSKNFSIHLLVISYAIGFLHPMMHVGLLFRLSFCNSNVIHYFYCEILQLLKISCTDPAVNMILIIIFSILIQTSTFIIIITSYCFILFAILKKKSTKGRSKAFSTCSAHLLSVSLFYGTLFFMYVRPGSGSAENKDKMYSLFYTIVIPFLNPFIYSLRNKEVLDALKRVINKKTVFWEN, from the coding sequence ATGATGGAAgcaaacaagacatacataactGAGTTTGTTCTCACAGGACTCACAGATATTCCAGAGCTTCAGCTTCCTCTTTTTCTGGTGTTCTTAGTCATATATCTCACCACTATGGTGGGAAATCTTGGACTTATTTTTCTCATCTGGAAAAACCCCCATCTTCACACCCCAATGTACTTATTTCTTGGTTCTTTAGCCTTTGAAGATGCTTGTTCTTCATCTTCCATTACTCCCAAAATGCTAGTGAATTTTTTATCTAAAACTCAGATGATATCCCTAGTTGAATGCAttacccaattttatttttttgcttccaGTGCAAACACAGAATGTTTCCTCTTAGTTGTAATGGCTTATGACCGCTATGTTGCTATATGCAATCCATTGATTTACCCAGTAATTATGTCTAAGAACTTCTCCATTCATTTATTAGTCATTTCATATGCTATTGGATTCCTTCATCCCATGATGCATGTGGGTTTGTTATTTAGATTATCTTTCTGCAACTCCAATGTAATTCATTATTTCTACTGTGAAATTTTACAACTTCTCAAGATATCCTGTACTGACCCAGCAGTGAATATGATCctgattattatattttctatccTTATCCAAACTTCTACTTTTATAATTATCATAACTTCTTACTGCTTTATTCTCTTtgctatcttaaaaaaaaagtctacaaaGGGCCGAAGCAAGGCCTTCTCTACATGCAGTGCCCATCTGCTCTCTGTGTCTTTATTTTACGGCACTCTCTTCTTCATGTATGTGCGTCCTGGGTCTGGATCAGCTGAAAATAAGGATAAAATGTATTCTTTGTTTTACACAATCGTAATTCCATTTCTAAATCCGTTTATATACAGTTTGAGGAACAAAGAGGTTCTAGATGCCTTGAAAAGAGTGATAAATAAAAAAACGGTTTtctgggaaaattaa